A single window of Nicotiana tomentosiformis chromosome 1, ASM39032v3, whole genome shotgun sequence DNA harbors:
- the LOC104088735 gene encoding ETO1-like protein 1, with amino-acid sequence MRTFFPSESCKETHLKSINPQSWLQVERGKLSKFSSESTSSIETLIKVPEPPILPFFKPVDYVEVLAKIHEQLESCSPQDRSTLYLLQFQVFKGLGEVKLMRRSLRSAWSKASTVYEKLVFGAWLKYEKQDEELISDLLSTCGKCAKEFGAIDIAFEMPAYKILSSPGVVATNEDPCPRTVSFRIGDEKIACNRQKIAGLSAPFHAMLNGCFTESLCEEIDLSENDISPLAMRVISEFSSTGLLDEISADLLLEILVFANKFCCESLKDACDRKLASLVCCRQDALELLECALEENSPVLAASCLQVFLRELPDSLKDNQVVELLSNTTKQQRSIMIGPASFSLYCLLSEVSMNLDPRSDESVRFSETLVDSAETTQQKMVAYHRLGCIKFLRKELDEAEQLFEAAFNLGHTYSVVGLARLGQVRGHKRWAYEKLSSVISSSTPLGWMYQESSLYCDGEKRLDDLEKATELDPTLTYPYMYRAASLMRKQNVQAALSEINRILGFKLALECLELRFCFYLVLEDYRLAICDIQAILTLYPDYRVFEGRVAALQLRTLLREHVESWTEADCWLQLYDRWSSVDDIGSLSVIYQMLESDAAKGVLYFRQSLLLLRLNCPDAAMRSLHLARQHASSEHERLVYEGWILYDTGHCEEGLQKAEESINIKRSFEAYFLKAYALADSSPDASCSSTVISLLEEALRCPSDRLRKGQALNNLGSVYVDCGKLDAAADCYINALKIRHTRAHQGLARVHFLRNDKVAAYDEMTKLIEKAKINASAYEKRSEYSDRDRTKADLEMVTRLDPLRVYPYRYRAAVLMDNHKENEAIAELSRAIAFKADLHLLHLRAAFHEHIGDVMGALRDCRAALSVDPNHQEMLELHSRVNSQEP; translated from the exons ATGAGAACTTTCTTCCCTTCAGAATCTTGTAAAGAAACACACCTCAAATCTATTAATCCTCAGTCATGGCTCCAAGTTGAAAGAGGCAAGCTTTCCAAATTTTCATCTGAATCTACTTCTTCCAT AGAGACCCTGATCAAGGTCCCCGAACCGCCAATTCTTCCGTTTTTTAAACCTGTTGATTATGTAGAAGTTTTAGCAAAAATCCATGAACAACTCGAGTCATGTTCGCCACAAGATAGGTCGACTCTGTATTTGCTGCAGTTTCAGGTATTTAAGGGTTTGGGGGAAGTTAAATTAATGAGGAGAAGCCTTCGTTCAGCTTGGTCGAAAGCAAGCACAGTATATGAAAAACTTGTATTCGGGGCCTGGTTGAAATACGAGAAGCAAGATGAAGAGCTCATTTCTGACTTGCTTTCTACTTGTGGTAAATGTGCAAAGGAGTTTGGAGCAATAGACATAGCATTCGAAATGCCTGCTTATAAGATATTAAGCTCTCCAGGAGTTGTTGCAACAAATGAGGATCCTTGTCCAAGAACTGTTTCTTTTAGGATTGGTGATGAGAAAATAGCGTGCAATAGGCAGAAAATTGCCGGTCTTTCAGCTCCATTTCATGCCATGCTCAATGGTTGTTTCACGGAATCGTTATGCGAGGAAATAGATTTGTCTGAAAACGATATTTCACCATTGGCGATGAGGGTGATCAGTGAATTCAGCTCAACCGGTTTATTGGATGAAATATCTGCTGATCTTCTGTTGGAAATATTGGTATTTGCCAATAAGTTTTGTTGTGAAAGCCTCAAGGATGCTTGTGACCGAAAGCTTGCGTCTTTAGTTTGCTGCCGACAAGATGCTTTAGAACTCCTGGAATGTGCCCTTGAAGAGAATTCCCCTGTCCTTGCTGCGTCATGTTTGCAAGTATTTCTACGCGAACTCCCAGATTCTCTGAAAGACAATCAGGTAGTTGAACTGTTAAGCAACACTACCAAGCAACAACGATCAATTATGATAGGTCCTGCCTCATTTTCACTCTATTGTTTGTTAAGTGAAGTTTCAATGAATCTTGACCCTAGATCAGATGAATCTGTTCGTTTTTCGGAAACACTGGTAGACTCGGCTGAAACCACCCAACAGAAAATGGTCGCATATCATCGGTTGGGATGCATTAAGTTTCTTAGAAAAGAACTTGATGAAGCTGAGCAGCTCTTTGAGGCTGCTTTTAATTTGGGTCACACTTATTCCGTAGTTGGTTTGGCTAGATTAGGTCAAGTAAGGGGTCATAAACGCTGGGCATATGAGAAACTCAGCTCTGTTATTTCTTCCTCAACTCCACTTGGATGGATGTACCAAGAGAGCTCGCTATATTGTGACGGCGAGAAGAGGTTGGATGACCTTGAGAAAGCAACTGAGCTTGATCCCACACTGACTTATCCGTACATGTATCGAGCTGCATCTTTGATGAGGAAACAAAATGTTCAAGCTGCTCTTTCAGAAATAAACAGAATCCTGGGATTCAAGCTGGCATTGGAGTGCTTGGAACTCCGCTTTTGTTTTTACCTTGTTCTAGAGGACTACCGATTAGCAATATGTGATATACAGGCAATCCTCACACTTTACCCAGATTATCGTGTGTTTGAAGGACGAGTCGCAGCATTGCAATTACGTACTCTTCTGCGTGAGCATGTGGAGAGTTGGACAGAAGCTGATTGTTGGCTGCAGCTGTATGATAGATGGTCTTCAGTTGATGATATTGGATCTCTTTCAGTAATATACCAGATGCTTGAGTCTGATGCAGCAAAAGGTGTTCTGTACTTCAGACAGTCCCTGCTTCTCCTCCG ATTAAATTGTCCAGATGCAGCGATGAGGAGTTTACATTTGGCTCGGCAGCACGCATCTAGTGAACATGAACGTTTGGTCTATGAGGGATGGATCTTATATGATACTGGCCACTGTGAAGAAGGTCTACAGAAAGCTGAAGAATCTATTAACATCAAGAGATCTTTTGAAGCATACTTTCTGAAAGCCTATGCTTTAGCTGACTCTAGCCCTGATGCATCTTGTTCATCAACTGTCATATCACTTCTTGAGGAAGCTTTGAGGTGCCCTTCGGATAGGCTTCGCAAGGGTCAG GCCCTGAACAATCTTGGCAGTGTGTACGTAGACTGCGGTAAATTGGATGCTGCAGCTGATTGCTACATTAATGCCCTTAAAATCCGGCATACCCGGGCTCACCAAGGTCTTGCTCGTGTCCATTTCTTGAGAAATGATAAGGTGGCTGCTTATGACGAGATGACTAAACTGATTGAGAAGGCAAAAATTAATGCATCTGCCTATGAGAAGAGATCAGAGTACTCTGACCGTGACCGCACAAAGGCAGACCTTGAGATGGTCACTCGTCTAGATCCTCTTAGAGTTTACCCTTACAGATATCGTGCTGCAG TTCTGATGGACAATCACAAGGAGAATGAAGCAATTGCAGAACTGTCAAGGGCCATTGCATTTAAAGCGGATCTTCATCTTCTACACCTTCGCGCTGCATTTCATGAGCACATAGGTGATGTTATGGGTGCGTTGAGAGATTGTCGAGCAGCTCTCTCCGTTGACCCGAACCATCAAGAAATGCTGGAACTTCATAGTCGTGTAAACAGCCAAGAGCCTTGA